The Cryptomeria japonica chromosome 2, Sugi_1.0, whole genome shotgun sequence region ATTCCAATTTTGTCTCAGGTAATATGCAGCAATGCTTTTAAATATTACCATCTATTACTGAAAATTGAAATCAGTATTTGGAATACAAGTAACTTCTGACCAGGACTAAACTGATCCACTGCTGCAACTGTACCGGTGAATTTTATATTGCAACTTATTTACTAGCAAAAATGATATTGAAATAGAGTTGTATGAATTAGGGATGTTCATCatggtcaaattgattgatcagGTAACATGATTGATTACATCATTATTGCATGATGTTCATTGAGTCAAATTTTATGATTTGAATCATTTAAGCATCATCTTGAATATTTTCATGATTCATGGCCATGGATGCATCAAATGATGATAAACCTTCCCTAATATACATTTTTCTATTTTGCAGACATTTTTGGTGTGGCAGTTGATCTTGTCATTCATTTTTTTAGGACGCCGCTACACACTGAATCAGATTTTTGGTTGTTTACTAATATCTTTTGGCGTGATCATAACAGTTTCTAGGTATTTGCTTGCCCTTTGGCCCTTTAAATTGTATGTAAGTCTTTACAATATCAATTATTTGAGATAATAGATGATAGAGATTCATGTTCACAACTTTTCTTCAATACTTAATGGTTTAACATCTGTGATGCTTAAACATTTGCATAGCATATAGCTATGTGCATAGTGCTTCTTCATATGCCAAATTGAACTTTGTTTTTACCTTGCAGTGGAGGAGGTTCAGGTACATCGTTGCAACAAACAGGATTTGTGTGGCCACTTTTGATGATAGTCTCTTTCTTATTTCAAGCTGGAGATACAATTCTAAAGGTTATAAACATTCAAATCACACAAATTGTAGATGGCTCTATCTAAAATAATGGTTTAAGAAAGCAATTTTTGATCTGGTATTTTCTCTTCAACAGGAAATTATTTTTCTGGATGCAGCTAAACAACTAAAGGTACTAGTGCAAATAAACTTGATTTCTGTATTTCCATCAAAAGTTATGCCTGTAAACATTAGTTTCTGCTTGTATCCTACAGAAATAAACTGTCACTATAATTTTTTTCCTACCCAGAATGATATCTCTTGTATTCATAAGCATTAGTCCTCGTACTGTGCAGTTTCAATTTTGATATCCCACTAACTCTAAAGCTACAACCTCGTTGCAGGGTGGATCTGTGGATCTCTTTGTAATTAATTCTTTTGGATCAGGCTTCCAGGTAAATCTGTTTAATAATCATTCAGTCATGATCTATATTATATTCAATATGTATTTTTAAAACACAACGTATGATTTTAGAAATAGTACTGTAAGTTATTTTATTGTTTgcaattcattttcattttaatgTAGGACTTGCTTCATACTGAGAACATGTCTTTTATAGCCAATCTGACAGAATTGGTAACTTACTTATTTATCATTCTGTTATTTTATTGCAGGCCTTGTTTATTTTGCTACTACTTCCATTTCTATCAAGACTATGGGGCGTTCCATTTGCCCAGCTTCCTGGCTACTTGAGAGACGGAGCAGCTTGTTTTGTAAATGCTGGATCTTTAGCAAAGGGTAATATACGCTTCTGCTAGCTATTTGTAATACTTTGTTTTTGTTGATATATGTTTTTATCTCTGGTAAATCCCAAAAAATCATAATTCGGATTGCTGTCAATGTTGGAAAATGAGGATGGTACTGTCCAACTATTACATGATAGTAGACTGTATCATAAATGCCTATAGTCATTTTGAGTCGTTATATAAAAaatgacatttaaattttaaaataaaaaagaaaaataaaaattcattgatccaataatccatttgataattatactataattataattttatttttatcaacCAAAGTTACAAAATACAAACAAGCTAGAGAAGCACaagtgaaaaacaccaaaatgaccAATTCCCAAAATATGCATAGTTGGATTCAACCACAAGCTTAAAAACTAGAGTCATTATCTGATGGAAAACTTGGAGATTGCTCCCCATTACTGGAACTGGGGGATTCTACTTAACATGACCCTAACCAATCTTTGCTACACATCTTGGTCCTGATCAACCTGTTCCACCTCCTTAGGCTCTGCATCGTACTATGTTGTTGAATTCTCTGTGTACTCAGGTGTCTTGTCATCAATGAGATGCAATACACTATGTCAACAAGCTTCTCTTCTCTGCTAGAGGTAATTTTGTTACTCTTAAAAGAGTGGAATAAAGCAATATGTGGCCTAGTTCTACTCAGTAGAAGGAACTATGAACCTATGACGAGAGGAGGATAGCAAGTGTATGCCACAATCCTGGAGGCCCATATAGTTGCTATAACTAATGTGCTTATCTTGTGCCAAGTGGGCTTGCCaaatctttgttgagctcttgtagcTATTGAGTTTAGTAAATTTTTTCAATGCTATTCTAATCAATGAAACTTCCTCTGCTCAATGGTATCCATGAGgcctttctttacctcatcaaggGAACAACTCTACTAGGTCTCACCACATACCGTTCTAGATTCAATGCATATGTGGCCATGTGTAGAGAGTTGTTCAGCTTTTCTCACCTGCATGTAGAATTGCAGGTAGCATCTTGTTCATGAACAATGGCCTTTATCTTGCCAAGCATGCTATCAATGCACTCATAAGTCTCCTTAAGGTTGGGACTGTTAAAATATCCAAATCTAATAATGCTGAAAATAGGGGACACAAAAGATGTGATGTATCTCAAATTTGGCCAAAACTCTTCATTCACTACATTCTGCTTCACCCACATGCTCTTCTTTGTGTTGGACTACTCCCACTTTGTCCAATTCTATATTATGATCATAAATTGCAAGGGCTCTTGCAACTCAAGCAACCTCTACGGTAGAATGAAGTAAGATGCAATTGTGATCTCTACTGGTTTGAAGAATTTCCTCTTTGAAAAGGACTGAAATAGTGCCAATTATGTGCAGTGGTTGCAAACTGACATCAACATTGCCCTTACATCCTTCATGCCCTTTTTGAACCCATCAATTTTGCTAATGTCCTCGAGTTCTTTGTTCATGCCATGCACACAAGGGATTCAATACATGTGCATGTAAGTGGTCTCAATCAGTTTACTTTGCTGCCCTACAAACATAAACTACATCAGCAACCACTTGTACTACATTGGAATGACTAACTTTGTCAATGGTATCTCGTAGGATATCAAACTTAAACTCTACATCTTTGCTTTTCCCAAGTAGTTGACCACCCTAAGTAAGGCCCTTACTTACATATAACTATTAAATTTATTATTGATGAGTGACAGTGTCTAAATTGCACCCATTTGTCCGTGTTTATGCTGCAGCCATGTGACATTCATGTGACCTCATCTCTTCCATCAATAAGTTAACCttagaataattttttttctaaggTTGTAGTTCTCAATTTGGTCTCACCAAGAGGTGCATAAGAAGCACTATCTTTGTCTAGTCTAGCCTTAGGCTCCTTGTAGTAACGAGATCAAGTagcatgaaaaggaacatcattGCCAAAAGAGCATTGTAGTTGCTTCCTCTCTAGCTTGTACATAGATCATCAACATATCTGTAATTAGGTTTGTTGATTTTGAACCCATGGCCTATATTTTCTCCCTTGATGTCATTCCGTTCACATAAAAATCTGGTACTACCACAACTGTAGCTTCCTGTTTAGAAGCCTTGCTTTTCCAAGTGAACCAACTTGAAAAGAATGATACTGATACCTCAACGTCAGTGATGAAGTACCCTGAATTTGGCTAGAGTGTGTTGAAAAGTGCTCTAAATATTTGAGTGAAGCTTGGctattttttgtacaaaaatattaGCTTTGTCTTTCTCCTTTTTCTGGTGGGATGTATTTGGATTTGGAAAGGCAACTGGAATTTTATAGAGTGCCAATGGTTGGAATCCATAACAAACATCAGAAGGAGAATGCCTTATAGAAACATGAGTGGCCTAAATGTAGCTATGTTGAGTGACATAGAGATTGGTATCCAACTTGCTTTCCTTTTTCTGGCCATTAATCTTTGAATGAAATGAAAATCACAATTGACAACTCAGAGGGAATCTACATTGATCGTTGAAAGTGACTCAAGAAGCATGTGTCACAATATGAAATGATAGTGAACAGTAGTCTGAGATTTGCCCAAACCTGCTTGAAGAACAAGTTGGCAGCCTGTGGAGCCTCATGCGTCTTGGATCACAGCATAAAGATAGCCATTTTGGAAACTAGAAAATATTCACAAAGATGCAGTCATTTTGGCCCTGAGGCTTGAGCGTCATGAAGTCCATGGAAATGTATTACCTTGGTCAAAAAGGTACTATTAATGGCCGATACAAGCCAGAATTTAAATTGGAAGGTTTATAATAACTGCAAAGTGAGTGCCAACAGAtgtaatcattaaccctcttctgtATAGTTGTTCAATAGAAGTATTGCTGAAGGTGCTTGAAGGCCTTCTGAATGCTAAAACTGAAAAGCACATAGGATGCATACACCAgatttctcgtggaaaaccctttcgggtaaaaaaccacgaCACACAATAGCTTTTATTAACAAATGGgcaccaacacaaattacaaaagtgagcaccaactcactaagAGCACCTACTCCCCTTGAAGCACCAACATCAAACTACTGAAGCACCTACTCCAGTCCTTTTTATACTCAGAAATTGCTGAAACTTTTAGAAAGATCTTCACATTTTACAATCAATGACTCTATCATATTCACGTATGCAGCTCCTTCAAATATCTCTCAAAATAAGCTCCTCTGGGTAACATGAGACAAGCTGTCAAGAGCAAAAGATGAATAGTGACTCCATCTGGAAAGAAAAAGATTGACTTGGCTTTAGCAGTTCCTTTTGTTGCTTATGTTTTAGCTTTAAACAAGCTGGAAACATGCTTTAAGGAAATGATGGTGAAGATCTTTAAGTCCTACTGAATATGTGAAAACAACTCTAAAAATATTTGATGCAAAGGACCTTGTCAATGGTCTGTACCTTTTCCTTAATATAGAGGTGATTAATCTGCTTGTTCTATTGTTCAACTGATTGACCAGATATGTGCAAAGATGGAACCATCTTTGTAACTAGGGGGTAAAATTTCACTCAATTAGTAGCTTTCAAATCTGTTATAAGTATCAATTTATGGCTGCTTTATTGCCTCTAGAAGCTGAAGGCAAGATCGCTACCAAGTGAGGGCTATTTATCAACAGTGTCCAAGCTCCTTGACTACTTATTTGTTTTGACTTTTTTTAATGCAAGTCTTGTTTCTGAAATCTCTTTCTCTATCATTACGTAACTTCCAGGATTCTAAGGGTTTGTTATTTCAGGTGCTGTCACAGAATGAGAAAAAGAAAGGATAAACAAAAccattattgtaaaatatttttctaCCCTTAATTTTATGCTGATGAATTCTTATGTGACTACAAAGTTCCTCTCTATTCGTGCCTCTGCAATTTGGTCAGTAGTTCTCCTTTGTGAATAACTGACTGTGTCTTTACGACAGGACTGCCTCGTGATTGCACCTTTTCTCTATTCATGTGTCTGCCAATTGATCAGTAATTCTTCAGAGGAATTGCTGCATGTATCCCTATGATATGATTGTCTAAAGCTTTCTTGTCTCTATTCATGATGCAGTTCTTTGTCTCTTGGCCTTCCTACTTTTCCATTGGTTTTGATGCCATTTTGATGCTTGTAATTTTTTTGCAGAACAAAAATTGATAGAGATCTAATATTAATAAACAATCAAATCAGTAGATGTGTAATGTTTTCTTAATTTTATTCAGGTTTTGAGGGATTTATTGGAACTTCCATATTGAGTAAATAACTTATAATCCTGGACACAGATGTGGATAACCATATGATCAGGGTTACACTGCAAACAACCATCATTCTATTTTTCTGGATGATACATAATTCTTTTGCTTTTGTAGGAagctttatattattttattttcttgttttgccTAAAACCTGCCTGGTATAATGGGCACCTTGCTGAAGACTGGTTCAATATTTTGGTTGAGGACCCATATCCACGAGTATGCAGTAATGAATTTTATAAATTCCTGTCTACATTGAGCTATTAATTTATTCTGATATTCATTTTCAACACGGTATCAGGATGTGAAGGAGCTCCTTTGTTGCCACTGCTTTTCATATTAGTAAACATGGGATTTAATATTTCTTTGCTGCATCTTCTCAAGATCTCTTCTGCAGTGGTCTCTTCTCTTGCTGCAACATTTTCAGGTAGTTCAACCTAAAATTCTCCTTGGTATCTCCTGTTCTTGCAAAATTCTTAGTTTGACATTTCTTATCAGTTTACTAGAATTTGATGGCACATTTGTTTCTGCAGTTCCACTTTCAATTTTTATGTTTACACTTCCACTCCCTTATATTGGTGTGGATTCCAGTCTACCTCCGGGATTCCTTATGGGTGCAGCTGTTCTTGTAATTGGATTGTTTGTATATAATTTGTCTAATCATACCAAGGAGGCTACCAAGTAAAAATAATGCAAATATGAGATCTATGGTCCTTTCAATTTATAATGCTTCATTCACCATCCTGATGAATGCAAGCAGTATTGGGAAATTAAAGAGTTCCAGTGCCTCAAAGGTGTGTCACTGGAAACTTCTGAGCAATTTTGCTTAAATAAAGAGAAGACAATTAACACAATGTTTGCAGAGGTATGTTCCGATTTTGAAAAATTATTCAGAGGTCCAAATAATCCTTATGCAAATGTTGTGAATGATTTATTCCAGTTTCTTTTAGTATTTGTTACCAGTTTTCCATGTACTTTTTCTCATATCATAAACATTTTTTTCTGGATAAGTGAGAAATTCTTTTGGGGCGCTCCCCCAAAACCAAATTAAAACTTTGAAGCACTCATCAAGACTATGAGGCAAAGTCTCAGCACATCTTGAATCAGAGGATGACAACTTAAAGATCTCTTTTGCATCtccttttcttacaaaatttttagTTCGATAATTCTTGTCACTTTGTTAGAATTTGATGGGAAAACCACTGTTTCTGTAGTTTACTTTCAAGCTACCACTCCCTTATATTGGGGTAGATTCTAGTCTACCTCCAGGATTCCTTATGATGCATCTGTTCTTGTAATTGGAttgtttttatataattttttcaaTCATACCTAGAGGATGCCAAATTAAAATAATACAAATTTGGAGATCTATGGCCCTCTTATCAATTTGGCGTGCATCATTCACCATCCCGATGAATGCAAACAATATTGGGAGAATGGTGAGTGAAGCAATATTGGGAATACTAAAGAGTTTCAGTGGCTCAAAAGTGTGTCTGTGGAAACTTCTAGGCAATTTTCATTAAGGGAAAAGAGAAAATCTATTAACAATTGTTTTGCAGAATTACATtacaattttgaaaattgataATGCAAGAAGGTCCGAATTCACTTACAGAAAAGGTTGTGAATGATTTATTCCAGTTTCTTTAAATATTTGTTACCTGTTTTCCATTTACTTTTTCTCATAGAATCTATTGGGGCCCTCTTCCAAAACCAAAATAAAGCTTTGAAGCAGCCATCAAGACTGAGGTAAAGCTTGAGAACATTTTATCAATCCCTGCTTTACAAAGCCATGGGAGACATACCAGTTAAAAGCCAAAAAATTACTGTATCTTGTGTGTTGATAACTTGATAGTATAGCTTGACAATGGATCCTATCTTCTTCTCTAGTTTCCATCTCATCCTTAAAACAAGCAACTTTAGACAATCTTAGAGCCCCCTTAATGAAGAACTTGCCAATTCAAGACTGGTTACCATTAACAATCTCCATCTTTTTATCTTTTCCAGACCACGATTTGTTTTAGTTTTTTGGCTACCTAATTGTGAGATGGTTAGGATTTCTTTGGACaggcaatcattttcttcatcctctgaaaGTGCCAAGCCTTAATCTTCACCAAGCTGGTAATTAACAACAAGAAGCAGATATGACTGAGCAAACTTTTCTACCCTTGTCACTTTTATGGCATCTTGAAATTCAGAACTATATTCAATCATATTTGTAAAAGAATTGAGGCCGTCCTTTGAAAGAATAAGTGAGGAAAATTTGAAAGAAATGGTGAGGAAATATTGGAATATTTAGCACGTGCTTGCAAGGTTCTCTCTCAAATTTTATCTCACAAATAAATAAATCCTCACAGTTGCAATAATATAAAAATGAAAGATAATAATTCAATATTCACATTAATGTCAAATACATCTCAATAAAGTAGTGCTTAATCTAGGTATTAGCACACAAAATTGAGATAAATGCATGTAAATTCATGGTGACTATCATATGCTTGGTAAGAGAGAATTGAATCCATTTAAGCATATGCATGTTTGCACAAGTTTTTTTTCTTTAAGGAAAGTAGATTGCTTTTCCTTGTGTGAGTTGGCTTTATGTTTTTGGGAATGGGTGCCAAATATGGGTTAACATAGAGGGTTGGTTCTTTTTTAAGGATCTATTGATATATTGCAAGTACTTTGGCCAAGGTCATGtatccattgaaatagatggactagtttagaaaatttataaaattacGTTTCTCTGCCATATTTTTTTTTTCGATCGGTTTCTCTGCCATATTTTAATGTAAGGCATTGCATGTTCATGATTAGGAATGCATGTAGATATATCAGATTGCTCTGAGGTTTCCCTCTTGCATATTGTTTTCAAATAGATAGGCATTTTGTGTAGGGTTATATATCTTTCGTGTCATGAAAGATTTCTAGTGAGCATAAGCTTTGTAGATGGACAAAAAAGTACTTGAGCCAAG contains the following coding sequences:
- the LOC131054884 gene encoding protein CLT1, chloroplastic, with translation MIIEFYNQATQCFQIIISLHLLQLPFSETLLFAMFSIARTTTRVCCFLPDRTVAQSNFQSKVVLHGERNHGICEVKQSLGRPWWEQRAGRSRGPIVNVTEGRTMRELDAVNLNVNLKAKNIEVLIAATMTMLFGVGNKVLYKLALVPLKNYPFFLAQLATFGYVVVYFSILYIRYKAGIVTKEMLSLPKSRFLAVGALEALGMASGMAAGSMLSGASIPILSQTFLVWQLILSFIFLGRRYTLNQIFGCLLISFGVIITVSSGGGSGTSLQQTGFVWPLLMIVSFLFQAGDTILKEIIFLDAAKQLKGGSVDLFVINSFGSGFQALFILLLLPFLSRLWGVPFAQLPGYLRDGAACFVNAGSLAKGCEGAPLLPLLFILVNMGFNISLLHLLKISSAVVSSLAATFSVPLSIFMFTLPLPYIGVDSSLPPGFLMGAAVLVIGLFVYNLSNHTKEATK